The following are from one region of the Halodesulfurarchaeum sp. HSR-GB genome:
- a CDS encoding helix-turn-helix domain-containing protein: protein MPINHQSRRSIELGVAVQPQENCPVRTLSEEVTDVRHHAHEDGLQCEIVFADSQTENRETFHGYHDGQEPCPALTFMEHDCVPNIEGVEDESLLVVTHPPNRESISDLLAGLNQVSESLAVKWISETPTEEAATRRSVDLDVLTDKQQTAIEDAVKAGYYEQPREISISELAAERGISQSAMSQRLHAAEQKLLEGLLFPEQSADR from the coding sequence ATGCCAATAAACCATCAGTCACGCCGGTCGATCGAACTGGGAGTCGCCGTCCAGCCACAGGAGAACTGTCCAGTGAGGACACTGAGCGAGGAGGTCACCGACGTCCGCCACCACGCCCACGAGGATGGGCTCCAGTGTGAGATCGTGTTCGCCGATTCCCAGACCGAGAACAGGGAGACCTTTCACGGCTATCACGACGGCCAAGAGCCCTGCCCGGCCCTGACGTTTATGGAACATGACTGTGTGCCGAACATCGAAGGGGTCGAAGACGAGTCGCTTTTGGTCGTCACCCATCCGCCGAATCGGGAGTCGATTTCGGACCTGCTCGCGGGCCTGAATCAAGTCTCCGAAAGCCTCGCCGTGAAGTGGATCTCCGAGACGCCCACGGAGGAAGCCGCCACTCGACGCTCCGTTGACCTGGATGTCTTGACCGACAAGCAGCAAACGGCGATCGAAGACGCCGTGAAGGCCGGCTACTACGAACAGCCTCGAGAGATTTCTATTTCGGAACTCGCAGCGGAGCGGGGAATCAGCCAGTCCGCGATGTCCCAGCGACTGCACGCCGCCGAGCAGAAACTACTCGAAGGCCTCCTCTTTCCCGAACAGTCTGCCGACCGGTAA
- a CDS encoding 4Fe-4S dicluster domain-containing protein, protein MGKNNTQDEAEPSVPDDGTSRRNFLKGAAVGAGVVGTGATAGVLALNNEDTGESAKAIPASEGYLLVDPAKCTGCTSCMIACSTAHEGKASHSLARIQITQNPFEGFPNDINQEQCRQCTYAACVEACPTGALEADPENGNVRMVDEDKCVGCQRCLEACPYTPHRNTWNHEREYAMKCDLCADTPHWDQEGGPDGSQACVEVCPVGAIQFTDEIPTQYDDEGYKVNLRDEQWEQLGLYAGDI, encoded by the coding sequence ATGGGTAAGAACAACACACAAGATGAGGCCGAGCCGTCAGTACCGGACGACGGGACCTCGCGGCGGAACTTCCTGAAAGGGGCCGCCGTCGGGGCCGGGGTCGTCGGCACGGGGGCCACCGCGGGGGTCCTCGCACTGAACAACGAGGACACCGGCGAGTCCGCGAAGGCCATCCCCGCTTCGGAGGGGTATCTGCTCGTGGACCCGGCCAAGTGTACCGGCTGTACGAGTTGTATGATCGCCTGTTCGACCGCCCACGAGGGGAAAGCCAGCCACTCGCTGGCGCGAATCCAGATCACGCAGAATCCCTTCGAGGGGTTCCCGAACGACATCAACCAGGAGCAGTGCCGCCAGTGTACGTATGCGGCCTGTGTCGAGGCCTGTCCGACGGGCGCGCTCGAAGCGGACCCGGAGAACGGCAACGTCCGGATGGTGGACGAGGACAAGTGTGTGGGCTGTCAGCGCTGTCTGGAGGCCTGTCCGTACACGCCCCATCGGAACACCTGGAACCACGAGCGGGAGTACGCGATGAAGTGTGATCTCTGTGCGGACACCCCACACTGGGACCAGGAGGGTGGCCCGGACGGGTCACAGGCCTGTGTCGAGGTCTGTCCGGTCGGCGCGATTCAGTTCACCGACGAGATCCCGACCCAGTACGACGACGAGGGCTACAAGGTGAACCTCCGGGACGAACAGTGGGAACAACTCGGACTCTACGCGGGTGATATCTGA